The DNA window agagagatgagggaaaagacttgttccagtctctgattgattcccctgcacccttctacagctgcacatctccccaagttcaattcctctgcctatttctgtagatctcccatttcttgatttagtcgaaggcctttttcttttcaaaatctgagtgcatctgccatttccttgctctgacagtgcccctccctgccttttcttctcaagagctccacactgggccgattaccctcctggacatagatagctacacttcttatcctcccttgcccagtcatcaggttttctcctttcctttcagattagctactcaaccaatttcactgaatgtatgaagggagaattaaattacaatactaattgcagacaggttcctgtgtcctagcgtggcatcacagcaaagacacagatcgtatatctgcaggcgtctcctttacacttctcactgaaggaagcagttttgctttatgttccaaaagtacccaactccagaatcccttaatagggtgccttggtcactgcttacacagtggcaactttctaccagcaggaattcagtcagtaaataatgcttttgcaattatcatagtgagcagtggttttcattaaaatctcctcctttctttacctgattaattgctcacaaacgcattattaaaactaaaaagattcaaaactgttctttaactgctcaaagaagcagctagcttctcagcgcatgcttctcaatgcaggctctaacgaagagataggatgttgaggacatgtcagccaaaatgacaacttttcccatacgcgtccaagtgacttcatagggagaaccattgacttctctgggatttccactactgtaacaACTACAGGATCAAGCTCTGcccacacaacaccaaactcttttcattagttacatgctggttcagataaacatcgtgaggagaggcaaacgactgaaaatttgaatgcagtgctcagcagcagtcagaagtggatagtcgctagaaattgaatttcccagaatggcagggaccaagtttgattgtctctcccagtcctgggttcctacaatttccttgcagcagtcaagactggctggagtgtaacagaagaagttttcacacactcacagcatttcccccatcctgctgaagttctggcaccagatacagtcagaggcaggatcttgactaagacagaaggattgacgaagacagaaggccatgagtaagagttcctacgcctttttgttcaagcacctttttagccccagctgatgaaaaacacccaatgttttagtatacagagaaaagggtggcagctatgtattttaatagttataatttttttttctttcaaaaattcagggaatctttatgcaaactagatagccacatctttcagctttaggcaaatacacccacagggaaggtaacgtaacaataaacagagaagcagacaggaataactcacctttggtaaaagctgccctctgtcatttgctgcagtggtgggatggaataatctgcctctgagcatcctagttctcactgctctcactgcatttacgctcttgtctcccttttgcagagggggaggtggcactggtatcatatgattgatgactgggagttgatacggggatataccagttacgtattccactgaattcataagtgttaactcactcctctccccctgcaaaaacatgttaaccaggttaagtaggtgacacaaaaaatagctaccaagcatattgaactactcatggtttgactgctctttacaattagtaacactcatgcctctcgaacaatttcctcacttggtgcttgccattacgtttatgaaaacctttatacgctaaacctcttcggtttaatttgcaaagcaacggacaggcggcttgaaaatgtggcccttaTAGATCTAGACACCATCATTGTTAAACACATACTACTCGtaaccatgcagagttctgcttccaggcaggcacaatactgcacaaccccacagcactgctgcattctttccgatggcaagcaaattccaaagcagtcacccagaatcttccaacagtaacactatttggcaccaattatacaagaagttgttcaaaacgcttctttgcctttgtagcagaggtttagtcctccttctgaatgaattgcaaacagaggaccaaggccctgaaaagcaaaacatctctagagaataaattctgcaaacattgcgtgctctggatccgagttctgcatcatcttcatgctttatgactgatttagctgttttgtctgttgtgagcattaaagaaacaatgcaaatcacccataattatagaagacatagaaagtgtcagcaaattcttggagggaagatcatgaccatcataatatggaacaaatgcacagcagcacaaagttattcatgcatttcctgcctgtcagtggccacagatccaacatcctccattcccatGGAACTCCTATCACACAGTCGattacataatgcttttcctagaagagaagacaagtccaaatctcacctgaaagtaactgaatgcatattaagaCCATGTTTGGCtacaccaaaaagctctcattctctgaacccgctagtgtgatttagtagtagtaatggtaaaaaaagaaagatggtttttgctacttttcagctgtaggtgaagatgaaatcttgtaagactgtgtgaaaatattcctgagttcttgatcttacccagatggctgcttccctctctacataaaggaaaatctatgtagaggtagaaaaatttgcacatagagagattttagactataaaagacaagtcaccacatttttccgggctgtgatgaaaaactgggcattagaccactaagacaatgtcttgaaaattaaacagagatcaaaaaggagcatttaaataaaagctgataaatatttggaaggcgtgttgcctgcagtatgcagttctgcgaactgcagtactaaagcactattataaaactctccatgaatctgcattacctccagaatgaaatccagcctcaccccactggcaaactgctgatcaggctcaagtgtgtggtgcttttgtttataGCTTGAAGCCTTCGGCGCAGACCCTATGGCAGCAGAGCTACAAACTGGCGGGAGGCGAAGAGGTTGTAGcgtatttcctggagctgtatttggtcgccaagaagtctaaaaaggaaaaagaaaacagctacaaaatctcagtggatcacttccagtgcagagtagactcttaaaataaaaaatagcactgatcaatatatttggaagtgatgagtgactctcaggtatcctggggaaacaaaatttcctggactgcctccaaagagccagaccactttaggcatcgctaactgagtatccacaaactggagcatccaaaagaattcttggccataaatatagtttttgctactgtctcctcacagtgcagccttaaagcaaatgtaatgaactgaaaggaactgtagcagcatgctgtttcggtggcttcaccacatggacattcagacactacaccacaaaagcacgactgttcaatgctgaacacttttctgactttttattttatcttttccttgtatactcttcagaataccgcattgaaatgttaaacacctccccccaccaaaaaaaaaacctgtttaactgagttaagtcaccatcttggaaaaggcaaactccttggcttggtgttgacgagaaggatgttcaccATGATCATCAACTACAGCCCTACGTGCCTTCTGTATgggttggagaggagaaggtcattcaggactgaacaactttcttcagtcCGCACCAACTATcattatagaaatggagaaccagATAAAACTGTGCTATATAGTtgaccttggacttcagtatcattctttttcaacagtatattaacattccttctcttcccatcaacagagtaagaaatttctgagccagcactccaaagcatggccttctggaatgaactttagtcttacttcgccccttcaactctgttctctaaaaaccctcccttgctttcagggttttataacatgtgtaagcttgtctgcagccacagtattcattgacaatacttatggtaaggataccagcctagccttgggtgacgaggcacacaaaaaggaaatattaaagtagatttatcacaaagcaaagccatttttctctaggttctgatttgacactcttgcaacctcagcttctggagatttctttttaactacacaatcctgcaaaaaggaaatcagcctcgAGTCGGGCAAGACGAAGCCTTCAGGTAGAACAATCAGGgtgatcattgctttacactaggcatagatgtcataggtgtacgtacacacttttggctgtgcatgcttacattatagcgtatagagcatttggtgaaactcaccagttgtgactgaccagatggttctcccaccacaaaaggaTGGCGCCTATAATGATTTCGTGGAACGAGTTGTGGATGTGGGGTGTACACAGAGCTAGcatcttccactgattttctggatttttccacctaaaagaatagaaatgtatgtctctgaggtgctaaatatccttaacagcaatgtctgagcttgccttccctctgtctttcatcagacagctatgataatcaaattgcccagatccaattgaacacctgcttaaggaatgagagagagatgagggaaaagacttgttccagtctctgattgattcccctgcacccttctacagctgcacatctccccaagttcaattcctctgcctatttctgtacatctcccatttcttgatttagtcgaaggcctttttcttttcaaaatctaagtgcatctgccatttccttgctctgacagtgcccctccctgccttttcttctcaagagctccacactgggccgattaccctcctggacatagatagctacacttcttatcctcccttgcccagtcatcaggttttctcctttcctttcagattagctactcaaccaatttcactgaatgtatgaagggagaattaaattacaatactaattgcagacaggttcctgtgtcctagcgtggcatcacagcaaagacacagatcgtatatctgcaggcgtctcctttacacttctcactgaaggaagcagttttgctttatgttccaaaagtacccaactccagaatcccttaatagggtgccttggtcactgcttacacagtggcaactttctaccagcaggaattcagtcagtaaataatgcttttgcaattatcatagtgagcagtggttttcattaaaatctcctcctttctttacctgattaattgctcacaaacgcattattaaaactaaaaagattcaaaactgttctttaactgctcaaagaagcagctagcttctcagcgcatgcttctcaatgcaggctctaacgaagagataggatgttgaggacatgtcagccaaaatgacaacttttcccatacgcgtccaagtgacttcatagggagaaccattgacttctctgggatttccactactgtaacaACTACAGGATCAAGCTCTGcccacacaacaccaaactcttttcattagttacatgctggttcagataaacatcgtgaggagaggcaaacgactgaaaatttgaatgcagtgctcagcagcagtcagaagtggatagtcgctagaaattgaatttcccagaatggcagggaccaagtttgattgtctctcccagtcctgggttcctacaatttccttgcagcagtcaagactggctggagtgtaacagaagaagttttcacacactcacagcatttcccccatcctgctgaagttctggcaccagatacagtcagaggcaggatcttgactaagacagaaggattgacgaagacagaaggccatgagtaagagttcctacgcctttttgttcaagcacctttttagccccagctgatgaaaaacacccaatgttttagtatacagagaaaagggtggcagctatgtattttaatagttataatttttttttctttcaaaaattcagggaatctttatgcaaactagatagccacatctttcagctttaggcaaatacacccacagggaaggtaacgtaacaataaacagagaagcagacaggaataactcacctttggtaaaagctgccctctgtcatttgctgcagtggtgggatggaataatctgcctctgagcatcctagttctcactgctctcactgcatttacgctcttgtctcccttttgcagagggggaggtggcactggtatcatatgattgatgactgggagttgatacggggatataccagttacgtgttccactgaattcataagtgttaactcactcctctccccctgcaaaaacatgttaaccaggttaagtaggtgacacaaaaaatagctaccaagcatattgaactactcatggtttgactgctctttacaattagtaacactcatgcctctcgaacaatttcctcacttggtgcttgccattacgtttatgaaaacctttatacgctaaacctcttcggtttaatttgcaaagcaacggacaggcggcttgaaaatgtggcccttaTAGATCTAGACACCATCATTGTTAAACACATACTACTCGtaaccatgcagagttctgcttccaggcaggcacaatactgcacaaccccacagcactgctgcattctttccgatggcaagcaaattccaaagcagtcacccagaatcttccaacagtaacactatttggcaccaattatacaagaagttgttcaaaacgcttctttgcctttgtagcagaggtttagtcctccttctgaatgaattgcaaacagaggaccaaggccctgaaaagcaaaacatctctagagaataaattctgcaaacattgcgtgctctggatccgagttctgcatcatcttcatgctttatgactgatttagctgttttgtctgttgtgagcattaaagaaacaatgcaaatcacccataattatagaagacatagaaagtgtcagcaaattcttggagggaagatcatgaccatcataatatggaacaaatgcacagcagcacaaagttattcatgcatttcctgcctgtcagtggccacagatccaacatcctccattcccatGGAACTCCTATCACACAGTCGattacataatgcttttcctagaagagaagacaagtccaaatctcacctgaaagtaactgaatgcatattaagaCCATGTTTGGCtacaccaaaaagctctcattctctgaacccgctagtgtgatttagtagtagtaatggtaaaaaaagaaagatggtttttgctacttttcagctgtaggtgaagatgaaatcttgtaagactgtgtgaaaatattcctgagttcttgatcttacccagatggctgcttccctctctacataaaggaaaatctatgtagaggtagaaaaatttgcacatagagagattttagactataaaagacaagtcaccacatttttccgggctgtgatgaaaaactgggcattagaccactaagacaatgtcttgaaaattaaacagagatcaaaaaggagcatttaaataaaagctgataaatatttggaaggcgtgttgcctgcagtatgcagttctgcgaactgcagtactaaagcactattataaaactctccatgaatctgcattacctccagaatgaaatccagcctcaccccactggcaaactgctgatcaggctcaagtgtgtggtgcttttgtttataGCTTGAAGCCTTCGGCGCAGACCCTATGGCAGCAGAGCTACAAACTGGCGGGAGGCGAAGAGGTTGTAGcgtatttcctggagctgtatttggtcgccaagaagtctaaaaaggaaaaagaaaacagctacaaaatctcagtggatcacttccagtgcagagtagactcttaaaataaaaaatagcactgatcaatatatttggaagtgatgagtgactctcaggtatcctggggaaacaaaatttcctggactgcctccaaagagccagaccactttaggcatcgctaactgagtatccacaaactggagcatccaaaagaattcttggccataaatatagtttttgctactgtctcctcacagtgcagccttaaagcaaatgtaatgaactgaaaggaactgtagcagcatgctgtttcggtggcttcaccacatggacattcagacactacaccacaaaagcacgactgttcaatgctgaacacttttctgactttttattttatcttttccttgtatactcttcagaataccgcattgaaatgttaaacacctccccccaccaaaaaaaaaacctgtttaactgagttaagtcaccatcttggaaaaggcaaactccttggcttggtgttgacgagaaggatgttcaccATGATCATCAACTACAGCCCTACGTGCCTTCTGTATgggttggagaggagaaggtcattcaggactgaacaactttcttcagtcCGCACCAACTATcattatagaaatggagaaccagATAAAACTGTGCTATATAGTtgaccttggacttcagtatcattctttttcaacagtatattaacattccttctcttcccatcaacagagtaagaaatttctgagccagcactccaaagcatggccttctggaatgaactttagtcttacttcgccccttcaactctgttctctaaaaaccctcccttgctttcagggttttataacatgtgtaagcttgtctgcagccacagtattcattgacaatacttatggtaaggataccagcctagccttgggtgacgaggcacacaaaaaggaaatattaaagtagatttatcacaaagcaaagccatttttctctaggttctgatttgacactcttgcaacctcagcttctggagatttctttttaactacacaatcctgcaaaaaggaaatcagcctcgAGTCGGGCAAGACGAAGCCTTCAGGTAGAACAATCAGGgtgatcattgctttacactaggcatagatgtcataggtgtacgtacacacttttggctgtgcatgcttacattatagcgtatagagcatttggtgaaactcaccagttgtgactgaccagatggttctcccaccacaaaaggaTGGCGCCTATAATGATTTCGTGGAACGAGTTGTGGATGTGGGGTGTACACAGAGCTAGcatcttccactgattttctggatttttccacctaaaagaatagaaatgtatgtctctgaggtgctaaatatccttaacagcaatgtctgagcttgccttccctctgtctttcatcagacagctatgataatcaaattgcccagatccaattgaacacctgcttaaggaatgagagagagatgagggaaaagacttgttccagtctctgattgattcccctgcacccttctacagctgcacatctccccaagttcaattcctctgcctatttctgtagatctcccatttcttgGTTTAGTcgaaggcctttttcttttcaaaatttgagtgcatctgccatttccttgctctgacagtgcccgtccctgccttttcttctcaagagctccaCACTGGGCTGATTACCGTCCTGGACATAGATAGCTACATTTCttatcctcccttgcccagtcatcaggttttctcctttcctttcagattagctactcaaccaatttcactgaatgtatgaagggagaattaaattacaatactaattgcagacaggttcctgtgtcctagcgtggcatcacagcaaagacacagatcgtatatctgcaggcgtctcctttacacttctcactgaaggaagcagttttgctttatgttccaaaagtacccaactccagaatcccttaatagggtgccttggtcactgcttacacagtggcaactttctaccagcaggagttcagtcagtaaataatgcttttgcacttatcatagtgagcagtggttttcattaaaatctcctcctttctttacctgattaattgctcacaaacgcattattaaaattaaaaagattcaaaactgttctttaactgctcaaagaagcagctagcttctcagcgcatgcttctcaatgcagtctctaacgaagagataggatgttgaggacatgtcagccaaaatgacaacttttcccatacgcgtccaagtgacttcatagggagaaccattgacttctctgggatttccactactgtaacaactacagcatcaagctctacccacacaacaccaaactcttttcattagttacatgctggttcagataaacatcgtgaggagaggcaaacgaCTGAAAACAGACTGAGGGTCTTCAGCTTgggaaaatgagaaggaatATGAAAAACGCATGTAAAATCACAAATGTCTTGGAAAAGGGGAATAgttattaattttgttcataATGAGAACAATGGAGCATCAAACAGAATTATCAGACAGCAGATACAGTAATTATTGTGCAGAAATTCAAGCAAGTACCATTTTATTCAACTTGCAATTAGATTCCACAACTAAGAATACTGCAGAACCAAAATAATAAGTTGATTCAAAGGGAATCATGTTTATGAATGGGAGCTCCTGAGCCATTCGATAGAGCTAGAAGAGGTAACCTGGGGCAGGATCATCCTCTACTTGCTTGTTCCTTGTACTTTTTCCATAACCCACAGAGACAGGATGCTTGATTCAATGAATCGTTGGCCTGACTCAGGGCTGTTATTTAGCACAGGGCAAAACTAGCAAGTCCCATCAGTACTCAATAGCGTTCAAgccttaccttgattttctGCACCCTCACCTTCTTCACAGAATTTTcaagtttccttttcatttccagctcGTGATAACGCTATCaatatcagagaaagaaatctcattaacagACATTATGAGATGTCAGTGAATGTAAGAGCAtttgcttctgttctgcttATCACTCACCTGCTCCCTGGCCATTATCCTCATTTTGCCCAGCTATGAAACTACTACTGACTCAATCCATTTGCATTACATCCGTGTGTATTAATATCAGAAAGGGAACAACTGAGCATTTGTAAAGTTGTAGGGACCAGCTGCACTCTTGATACGTAGTGGGAATGTGACCAAATCTTGTACTCAGGTAACATATATAACCATgttcaaattattttggttttattagaattttttaagcaaactaGCCTGTGACTATCACCCCAGAATCTGACAACTGCCAGCATGCATTAAGTGAGCCAAGATAGTGTCTGTTCTAATGGCAGTATGGTTTAACAGCTAGAGGCCAGTGGAGGTTCCATGTGGGGGACGCCAAGTACAAAGATTGTCCCTCTTCCCAGCAGGAGATACATTTTCAGGAGAGCATGAGGGcacagctacagaaaacagactggTATGAGATAATAGCCACTGTCTGTCTGCTGGGAAGTATTTGAAAAGGCTTACAGATCCCTAGTAAATGCATACCTCCATATCAAGGATCTTCTGAAACGTGGCCTGAGCCAGGCACTCCTCTGCGTATCTTTGCTGATCCTTCCTCCGAACATTTTGCCAGTATTCT is part of the Phaenicophaeus curvirostris isolate KB17595 chromosome 8, BPBGC_Pcur_1.0, whole genome shotgun sequence genome and encodes:
- the LOC138723261 gene encoding glutamate-rich protein 3-like, which codes for MGAPQTGFIGTYNSLTDKHLVGYFSNARIRRHLVRSGLISRSGRIIPDKEYWQNVRRKDQQRYAEECLAQATFQKILDMERYHELEMKRKLENSVKKVRVQKIKVEKSRKSVEDASSVYTPHPQLVPRNHYRRHPFVVGEPSDFLATKYSSRKYATTSSPPASL